The nucleotide window GTGACGGCGCTCTGCGCGCTCGCGGCCTTCGGACCCGGACCGGGCCCCGCATCCGCGCTGGCACAGGAGGGCGTCCATCCGGAGGCGGGCAGCGCCCACCACGGCGGGGAAGCCAACCTCATGCTGCCCGACCTCAGCACGGTGACCTTCGCGGGAGGCATGAACGGCCACACCCTCCTCCTCTTCGGGCTCCTGGTCTGCGTGCTGGGCATGTTCTTCGGCATCGCCGCCTACGCGAAGATCCGAAGCCTGCCGGTTCACGAGTCGATGCGGGAGATCTCGGAGCTCATCTACGAGACCTGCAAGACCTACCTCTTCCAGCAGGGCAAGTTCCTGATCCTCCTCTGGGCATTCATCGGCGCGATCGTGCTGGTCTATTTCGGATGGCTCGCGGTCACCGGCGTGGACGAGGCCGGCAACATCGTGCGGGGCTTCCCGCCGTTCAAGGTGGCGGTCATCCTCTTCTTCAGCCTCGTGGGCATGGCGGGGAGCTACAGCGTCGCCTGGTTCGGCATCCGCATCAACACGCTGGCCAACTCCCGGACCGCGTTCGCGGCGCTCACCGGGAAGCCCTACAACTGCTACGCGATTCCGCTCCGGGCCGGCATGAGCATCGGCATGGCGCTCATCTCGGTCGAGCTCCTCATCATGCTCATCATCCTCCTGTTCATCCCCGGAGACCTCGCGGGTCCGTGCTTCATCGGATTCGCGATCGGCGAGTCGCTGGGAGCGGCCGCGCTGCGAATCGCGGGCGGGATCTTCACGAAGATCGCGGACATCGGGTCCGACCTCATGAAGATCGTCTTCAAGATCAAGGAGGACGACGCGCGGAACCCGGGAGTGATCGCCGACTGCACCGGCGACAACGCCGGCGATTCGGTGGGTCCGTCGGCCGACGGGTTCGAGACCTACGGGGTCACGGGTGTGGCGCTCATCTCGTTCATCCTGCTGGCCGTGGCGGACCCGACGGTCCAGGTGCAGCTCCTCGTCTGGATCTTCGTCATGCGCGTCATGATGGTGATCGCGAGCGGTCTCTCGTACCAGGTGAACGAGATGGTCAGCAAGAACCAGTACCAGAACGCCGACAAGATGGACTTCGAGCATCCCCTGACGCGGCTCGTCTGGCTCACCTCGTTCGTGTCGATCGCGCTCACCTACGCGGTCTCGTACGTCCTGATCCCGACCCTCGGGGACGGCTCGCTCTGGTGGAAGCTCTCCACCGTCATCACCTGCGGCACGCTGGCCGGCGCCGTGATCCCCGAGCTCGTGAAGATCTTCACCTCGATGAACTCCAAGCACGTGGCCGAGGTCGTGACGTCCTCCAGGGAAGGCGGTGCGTCGCTGAACATCCTGTCGGGCCTCGTCGCGGGCAACTTCAGCGCGTACTGGCTCGGGCTCGGGATCCTCGTCCTCATGGCCCTCGCCTACGGGGTGAGCCTGGCGGGGCTGGGGAGCATCATGATCGCGCCCGCCGTGTTCGCGTTCGGACTGGTGGCGTTCGGATTCCTGGGCATGGGGCCCGTGACGATCGCCGTCGATTCCTACGGCCCGGTCACGGACAACGCCCAGTCGGTCTACGAGCTCTCGACGATCGAAACGATCCCGGGCATCCGGCAGCAGGTCAAATCCCAGTTCGGGTTCGACGTGGACTTCGAGAAGGCCAAGCACAACCTCGAGGAGAACGACGGCGCGGGGAACACCTTCAAGGCCACGGCCAAGCCCGTGCTCATCGGCACCGCCGTCGTCGGGGCGACCACGATGATCTTCTCGATCATCGTGGCGCTGACCGAAGGACTGAAGCCCGAGTTCGTCGCCAACCTCTCGCTCCTCCATGCGCCGTTCCTGCTGGGCCTGATCGCCGGCGGCGCCGTGATCTACTGGTTCACCGGGGCGTCCACGCAGGCGGTCACGGCCGGCGCCTATCGCGCGGTCGAGTTCATCAAGCGGAACATCAAGCTCGAGGGAACGACCAAGGCGTCCGTCGCCGACTCCAAGAAGGTCGTGGAGATCTGCACGCAGTACGCCCAGAAGGGGATGTTCAACATCTTCCTCGCGGTGTTCTTCGGCACCCTGGCCTTCGCCTTCATCGAGCCGTACTTCTTCATCGGCTACCTGGTCTCGATCGCCTTGTTCGGCCTCTACCAGGCGATCTTCATGGCGAACGCGGGCGGCGCCTGGGACAACGCCAAGAAGGTCGTGGAGGTGGTGCTCAAGGAGAAGGGGACGCCGCTCCACGACGCGACCGTGGTCGGGGACACCGTCGGGGATCCGTTCAAGGACACCTCGTCCGTCGCCATGAACCCGGTCATCAAGTTCACCACCCTGTTCGGACTCCTGGCCGTGGAGCTGGCGGTCTCGCTGACCCGCCAGCAGGGCATCGGCATGACGAGCTTCCTCTCCGCCATCTTCTTCGCCGTGTCCGTCGTGTTCGTGTGGCGGTCGTTCTACGCGATGCGGATCACCGAGGCCAAATAGCGCGAGCGAAGCGAGCGCGGGGCTGGGCATGGGCGGGGGCAGTTGACCCCGCCCATTCCCTTTGTTGCGACTTCCGGGGCACCTCAAGCGTCTCCGGTATGGGTACCCGAACCGAATCCCCGATCGGCAGGACGATGGCCACCGAACAAGAATCACGCTGGCAACGACTTACAAGCCTGCTGGGGCCGATCCACCCACAGGCGCTCGCGACCGCCCGGCGGCTCTGCCGGTCGGCCGACGAGGGGAACGACCTCTACCAGGAGGCGGTCGTGCGGGCCTTCGACAAGCTCCACGGCCTCCGCGAGGAGTCCAGGTTCCGGGCCTGGTTCTTCGCGATCCTCCTCTCGAGGCACCGGTCGGGCCGGAGGCGCCTCCGGCTGATGCCGGTACCTCTGGAAGAGGCCTTCCCGAACGGATCGGAGCCGGCCGGCCCGAGCGGGCTGCCCGGGGACGAGGAGCGCCGCGCCGCGGATCGGGCCGAGCGGGCTCTGGCGACCCTGCCGGCGGAGCAGCGCGAGGCGATCGTGCTGCACGAGATCGAGGGA belongs to Candidatus Eisenbacteria bacterium and includes:
- a CDS encoding sodium-translocating pyrophosphatase; translation: MLGDWTSGRTILTTLLVTALCALAAFGPGPGPASALAQEGVHPEAGSAHHGGEANLMLPDLSTVTFAGGMNGHTLLLFGLLVCVLGMFFGIAAYAKIRSLPVHESMREISELIYETCKTYLFQQGKFLILLWAFIGAIVLVYFGWLAVTGVDEAGNIVRGFPPFKVAVILFFSLVGMAGSYSVAWFGIRINTLANSRTAFAALTGKPYNCYAIPLRAGMSIGMALISVELLIMLIILLFIPGDLAGPCFIGFAIGESLGAAALRIAGGIFTKIADIGSDLMKIVFKIKEDDARNPGVIADCTGDNAGDSVGPSADGFETYGVTGVALISFILLAVADPTVQVQLLVWIFVMRVMMVIASGLSYQVNEMVSKNQYQNADKMDFEHPLTRLVWLTSFVSIALTYAVSYVLIPTLGDGSLWWKLSTVITCGTLAGAVIPELVKIFTSMNSKHVAEVVTSSREGGASLNILSGLVAGNFSAYWLGLGILVLMALAYGVSLAGLGSIMIAPAVFAFGLVAFGFLGMGPVTIAVDSYGPVTDNAQSVYELSTIETIPGIRQQVKSQFGFDVDFEKAKHNLEENDGAGNTFKATAKPVLIGTAVVGATTMIFSIIVALTEGLKPEFVANLSLLHAPFLLGLIAGGAVIYWFTGASTQAVTAGAYRAVEFIKRNIKLEGTTKASVADSKKVVEICTQYAQKGMFNIFLAVFFGTLAFAFIEPYFFIGYLVSIALFGLYQAIFMANAGGAWDNAKKVVEVVLKEKGTPLHDATVVGDTVGDPFKDTSSVAMNPVIKFTTLFGLLAVELAVSLTRQQGIGMTSFLSAIFFAVSVVFVWRSFYAMRITEAK
- a CDS encoding RNA polymerase sigma factor, producing the protein MATEQESRWQRLTSLLGPIHPQALATARRLCRSADEGNDLYQEAVVRAFDKLHGLREESRFRAWFFAILLSRHRSGRRRLRLMPVPLEEAFPNGSEPAGPSGLPGDEERRAADRAERALATLPAEQREAIVLHEIEGFSVDEVAEMQHVTASAVKSRLSRGREKLRHWYERHTELETTRGRGSRLAVQGEVS